The Falco biarmicus isolate bFalBia1 chromosome 1, bFalBia1.pri, whole genome shotgun sequence DNA segment cattttctttccaggctGTCTTGTACATCTACGGACTTGATGCCACCTCTAAGGCCATGAAACACTCTCTCAAGTTGCCTTAAGTAAATTTTCTAAGCAAAACATCTGTGAAAACTTTTCAGACTACTTCTATTTCTTacctgcagggctgcttggcACATGTCCACTAACCCCTGAATGAGATAATATTTGGCTTCTGCCATCAACTCTTTGATCTCCTGTCTGTGTTTTGGAAGTGCAATTGTGTCATCTCGGAGATAGTTTAAAATTGTTCCGAAGTGCTTCCCACAACGGTCTATAAGGATCCAGCCTGAAAAATAGCCATCACATCATTTCAATCGTGTCAGCGCCAGGGGGCAAGAAAATGCTCCTTGGAGAGGTTAAATAAGCCCAGCATTTCCTGAAACTGCACGATACTCTTCCCATTTCATTCAGTGGAAGTCTTTACTGGCTTTGAGCAAACTGAAGTTGGTTACAGAACAGAAACTCACGGTGGAACCAATCCTTTGGTACCTCCTGTATGTTCTCGCTACTTTCCAACAGCTCAAAAGAAAAGCCtcaaaaaagctaaaaatacttGGCTTCCTACTGCAAGACGCTAAAATTGCTGGAGGAACATGACTGCATTGGATCAATCGGTCACAGTCAGTGGGCTGCCTGACCAAAATGATTATATGTAGTTCATCTTTTCAGTATTAGGTTCCGATTAAAAGAATGGACCTTTTTAACTGATATAGAAAGTCTAATAATTTACATCTATTTAACTGACTGTTGAAGCCAttcaaacctttaaaaaaaaaagcgtgCTTACTGTTAGGATCAGTTGCTTCTTTTATTCAGAGGCTTGTCACATTCCAAGCAAAAGGTGGTGTACTGTATTTGCACATGGATATATGTAACTGCTGCTACAGTGTAATGGCTGGGCAATTAGAAACTTACCACTGAGAAAGCCAAGGAGAGACTAGAAAACAGGATTCACAAATGTCTGCAGCAAGTATATTTGGGATAAGTTCTGTCGCCTAAGGAGAAGGATCTGGCAGTTTTCCAGCCACATCTTAGAGAGATACGTTCCAAAGATGCTAAAAGGTTGACTAGTCCAGAAAACCCAGTATGGGAGAAAAGCTGTTCTAGTTTCCAAACGGAGCGAAGAACAGGACAGAAACAGATCAGGAGGGAGCGGAGAGGGGATGCAGCACAGGAAGCAGTAGCAGACGGACAGTTCTTGCAATTTTAAAACATCCCTGAAGTCACATTCACTAGGAAACAGGATGTCTGACCTCTGCCAGACTCTGTAGCTGTTGGAACATGAACTTTGTTTTCCATTCAGGCTGAGGCTCTTAGACAAAACTGCTGGACTACATGGATCAAGCTGTATGTAACGCTCAACAAGACGCAGCCTGCTCAAGGGGAACTTGGTTTAAAAGCTGTGCAAAAGCCACAAGGATTTGTTGCAGTTAAGTAACGCACTGTTGTGCATCAGGTTTAAACTGATGTAATCTGGGCATGCAGAAGAGCTGTCGCTTGTGGTTGTTCAGAAACACCAAGAGCTTAAATACTTGCCAGCCCCTCTTGGCCTTTTCCCCACAATGGCACAGCCCCTGTTCCTAAGGTCCCATTTTGGCCTGGACTATtagacaaaggaaaacaaaaccactcaCAGCCACTGCTGATACTGGTCATCTTATTTTTTCTACTCTCTATAATACATTAGGCATTTTTATAATGCCAGTATTCACTGTCTAGCAGGAGGTGACATACTACTTGACCGATAGCTAAATACTGTCACAGCTTTGTAAGCCACAAGTGGAACATGCTgccagaaggaggaaaaaaaagaattttcaacAGAGCAAGCAATGCTATTCTGAGTTTTAAAGATGAAAACTGAATGCCCCCTCCCAATATGCGCATTTCAAATGATACCACTACATGACATGACATAAATGACAACCCACATACTGTCTGTTCAGTCTTCATAACAACATCAACAATCTGCATACCAGCTGTAATCGCAGGAAAGAGAACCAGTCCTTCCACTGGATAATTTTAGCAACcaaagaagacattttttataaaGCACAGAGGACTGCTGGCACCAATGGGAGTCGGCTACCTAATGTTCCAGGTTATTTTTGGAATATATCTCTCCCTACATCCTTAGCTGAGTGCAGCCttaaggtttttaaaaaaaaacccaccaaaacccaatCATTTTACAAAAATCTCAACAAAAGACCTTCACTTACCTTCCTTGTCAGTGAGCACTTCCATCCTGCCGCTGAACATGGCCTTAAGCATTGTGTCGTGCCTGGTCAGTACTTGTACTGTAGTGTAATACAAAGAGCCCCCAACGTTTAGGCGCACATACTTGTTACCGAGGCTGCCCCCTTTGAAGCTGCAAGCTTTGGGCTTGGGCCCTGCAGCTGGACAAAGGGCAGAGGTTAGACACGTGTCGCCCGACATCTCCTTCTGTAGGTAGATGACAACCCTGCAGAGTGTGGGCTTGACGGATTCCGCCGTGATTGGTGAAGAGTCACAAGTCACCAGATGAGGATGGCAAGGCAGAAGCGATCATAACCACTGGGCCCTTGAAACAGAAACATGTAAGATCAATACAGAAACTGGGAATTCCCGTTTACAACAAAACCGCGAAGCCCACATTGAAGTAGATTCCCAAGGAAACATCTACACACTTTCTGACAAAACAGGATTTAGCTGTTTTTCAGACAACTTACACAGCAGTATAATGCAGTCGAGTTATAGCTGTGTTAATGTGGCACGCTAAACTTTTCTGGACTTCCTGTTATTTTGTCCTCAGCCAACACTACAAACGCCATACAGTACCGCAGGCCAAGTTTAAATGCTAGCTGGAATTCGGCTCCTTTTCAGCTTCCCAAAAGAACACAGCTCTTTTTGTGCAGAGCTGAAACACAGGGGAAGAGCTTTCTGCCCTTTCTTCTGCTGGGGTGCGGATCTGGATGCGTGGGGTTTGTtgctgatgttttgttttttaactggaGACATTTACAAACGTCTCTTCAAATGCCTCAACACGGAAGTGCTGGACCATAACATTGTTATTTCCTGGCAACTCCTTTCATTCAAAACTCTTCTTCCTCCACCCTGCAATGCCGAGCAGTCAAtatagttttaattaaaaaaaaaaaataataaacatgtAACATGCCACACCCTCCTGCCAAGAACAGCCAGTCTTTAGAATATTTGTCTCAATTAAAAACCCAGCTAGACATTCACGGCTTCTTTCTCTCGCCAGTCGCACTATGCTTATCTTTCCATTGACAGTAAgctcaaaaacaaacaaatgaagcGGGCCAGATCTGAAGTTCTTCAACCAGAAAAGTACAGATACAAGCTTCTTACCTATCTTCTACTAATTATCGTTCTCAAAAGCattttgctgttgtctttttttgttgttgttatatttttaaaactctttcagACTACAGATATCTCCTCCCTATGTGCCTATGGCACATGAATAAccttttataaataaacataaCAACCTGCTAATTATATTGCTATTCTGCCTACATTCTTCTTCTCACCCCACCTCAGCTTTCAACAGAGAAGAAACCCACAGTCATCCGTCTGCACAGCAAATTACTTGGCAGCTACAGATAACATCTTAAAATTGCCTGAGATCTGAATAACTACTGAACTTAGAACACGTAAATATATAATGTTATTCTGCAATTCCTAACTCAGTTGTTCTAATTAAGCAAATGGTACAAACAACGTACAAATCTAAGTCCGATGCAACGGCACACTACAAATGGAATTGGCCACAAAAGTAACAGCGGTATGAACCAAATATTGTGTATTAAGGTCCTGGTGTCGGATAAGAAGCTAGATTACTCAAAGCAGCTGAGGGTTATAGAGAAATCAATCCAAAATTGTCCAGGCATTGCAAGTAACACAGCTCCTTCCAACTAGTCATAGGTGTTCATTACACCCTGTTACGAGTAACTAACTCAAGACCAAAAGAAACTACACCTCAGCTGGCCCACACTTAAGCCTTTTAGTAAAATCAGAGCCATGACTTTGGTCTACATGCTTGTCAGCCACGTCCTTCCTTGCTTTAAACCCTGAGCAAACCCTTTTTTAGGACAAAAGCATTCCTTCCAAAGACTGATCCTGCAACGAAAGAGAAATCCAGACACAAACAGATCCAACAGTGATCTGTGTTCACTAGCCAAGTGTCCAGGCACCTCTGGCACTTCAGGCACTTACTCACTCTCTGACCGAGCAGGACGAAGCCAAACACGAGCAGGACTCCTTACACAGCCAGCCCAAGCGGGAGCGAGCACCAACTACTACTCGAACGCGTTCGTTAACTAGTAGGCGAGGAGGCTTTTGCTGTAAACAGTGATGCATCCTTTAATTATCCCATTAACACAAGGGAAAACTTTCTGCgtcccttccttcctgccctgcGAGGAGGAGAGCTGGCGCGGTGACACCGCAGCTCGGGCGCCGCCAGGAAACGCTCCCTGCTGAGAACTTCCATAAAAAGGAATTCGGCCTTGGCGGCTCCCGGGAAACCCCggcgggccggccccgccgccccccggccccgccgccccccggccccgccgcggcggagGCAGCCTCCGGCCTCGCCAAGCGCGGGGCCCGGCACGCGGCGAAGCTGTGCGCACCGGGGAACGGCGGCCCGTCCGGGGAGAGGACTCcgcctgccccagctcccccttccctccGGGGCCCGGTCCGGCACCTGGAAAAGCAAACGGAGAACTGACCCCGCGGCGGGCCGGCTGCTGCCgggcgcccggcccggcccggccccgcccgcggccACCGCTCGCCGCCCTGGGAGagccgcggcggccccggcgctcacccgcccgcggccgccccACAGCCCCACCGCCGCGGCCCCGGCTGAGCTCATTTCCTCCGCGCCCCGTCGCCGACCGACAACCCGGAAGCGCTCCCGCCGCCGGGACCGCGGCTCCCAGAGCGCCCCGCGGCGGCGCCGGGACTACGGCTCCCAGCCTGCCCCGCGGCGGGCGCGCCTGTCACCGTGGCAGCGGCGGAGGGCCGCCCCGGTGCCGTCAGGCAGCGGGGTCCTCGGAGGCCGCGGCCCCCGGAgcggcccgggccggccccgggAGATGGCGCAGGCAGCGCTGGGCGCGGCGGGCCTCCACTTCGACGAGCTGAACAAGCTGCGGGTCCTGGACCCCGAGGTGGCTCAGCAGACGGCGCAGCTCCGCGAGGAGTGCAGGGCCTTCCTGGACAGTAAGTGCCGGCCCGGGCGGCGGCCTGCCCCGCGGAGACACGGCCTTGGCGGCAGTGGGCCAGGCGCCCCTCGGCTGGCGCCCCTCGGCTGGCCGGGCACCCCTCGGCAGCTCGGAGGACCGTTAGGGAAGCAGACTGGAGCACAGCGGGCCGTGGCGGCTCACAGGCACGCAGGGCTTTTCTCTCATCTTCCCCCTTTTATAGCCTACCTGACAGCAAGGACAATCTTAAAATGTTACTTGTCTGCAGTAAAGCCCACATATAAAGACACATCTAAAAGCAGTGGCATGTAGTAGAAGGATTAGTCTTCTTTAGGTGTGTTTTGAATATTActtgacaatttttttcctttgcagaaataGTCGAATTTCAAAAAATAGTGGGTAGCTTAATTGAACTTGTTGATCAACTGGCAAAAGCTGCTGAAAGTGAGAAGATGAAGGTACTGTGCAATTAATTACTGGCTTGTCCTGTACCCTGCCCTGTACTCTGCATGAAAAACCAGAttgctcccttcctccttttacCGCGTAAGCAGTCTTTCTGTCAGCGTCGTACAGGCATTTCCATGATACTTAACATCTGTCTGTCTGCAGTATGAAAGCATGGGCCTTTTTAATTGGTATTAACATCCAGAAGACTTACTGGCACCCTAAGAGTGCCACATTACTCCTGCATTTAACAGTCCTACTGTCCCTGCCTGTCTATGTATTTGCACATAAGtagaacatgtattttttaatcacTCCTCCTACCAGCAGAAATTATAACCAGAGCTTGTCTATCTGTAGGACCAGTCACCAGTGATCAGTTTGTATTTCCAAAGGAATCAGTGACTTTCGTTTTTTGGGTTTGAAGGAAGTTTCAAACGTCTTAATCTGCCTAACCTCTACAGGGGCTGTTAGCCTCTTCACCAACCATTCAGTGCGAAGGTGTCATCCTCCTTTATTGTTAGCATGGCTGAAACACTTCAAAATCAACCTGCTAGTAGTGATGAcaggggttatttttttttttaaatctcaatACAAATACATCAGGGACCGTCCTCTTTCGACAGGCCATTGGTGCACGAAATTTGCTGAAGTCTatagcaaagcaaagagaagctCAGGAACAGCAACTTCAGGCTTTAATAGCTGAGAAGAAGATGCAGTTGGAAAGGTAAGTTTTCTGTTAAATGCTTTTGGGGCATTTTGTAGGCTGGAAAGCCAGTCTTGCCATCTGTGCTTGGCTGCAGGACACTGTCTAAACTTGTTCAGACAGGTGTGTTCTTGCGCACAAAGCACATGTGGCGTAATGCAGAGCCACAAGCTTGGAGTTAACTTAAGGCCCTGTCTGCCACTCATCAATAGAAGGTTCATCTCCAGTGACTTTGTGGCTATCTAAACAGGGGCAGCATGAGATCGTGCAGTTGAAGAAATCAGTAAAACTGTCACAGTATGCCACGTGCCTGACTTGTAGAGGCTCTTCTGAACTGCAGAGTCTCACTCATGCAGCCACTGCTTTCCAGCTGACTTACACATGTTGCCTCATGTCCCTTCCCCACAGACCAGAGAACGTTGTGCTAAACCATCCAACTGACACGGGCTGGACGTAGCAAGTAaccatttgttgttttttctttcagataccGAATAGAGTACGAGACTCTGTGTAAAATTGAAGCAGACCAGAATGAATTCATTGACcaattcatttttcagaaatagagGATTTTAAGATAAAAACAAAGTCGGAAGCTTGACCATTCCAGAATcctgagaatttaaaaaatatgcaaattttTCACTGTGTACGAATGAAGAGATGGTTTGTACAAATGGAAGCGTCTTTTAATCCAGTGTGAATTACACTGGAAGTGGCAATAAGGAGGGCTTTCTAACAGATGTAAAGACTGTTCTGTCCTTCGATTTTATAAAAGTTTTGTACAGTCAGTTGTTCAAATTCTAGTTAAATACTACTGTTGCTATGTTATGTCTCTTACGTTTTGAATTGTACAGCTCTTTCaaagaaatcaggaaataaattattgttttcaGACTTTCTGGATATACCAGAATTAGTTGtttctgctattttatttttgagcttAGGAGCTTATAACTCCCTGGATAGTCATAATGGTTTCCTGTATGTAgtgtttttcatgtttgtaaACACAAAAGGATCAGTAACTTACCTGTATTGACCAGGTTATTTTTTCTATagacttaggaaaaaaaaaaaatccagaaatttATGATTCACATAACGGATCAGTtacagaacacacaaaaaagcagaaaatgtggcAGAATTAAGAACTTCAAACTATGCCTGAGGTATGTCCATACAGGTGGTAATATTAGAGTTGAACTCTTTCATGGGCATTATTAGTGCCAGAACTGCAAACTGATGAGACAAACCATTCTAAGCATGCAGTTACACCAGGAGTATCTATAAACTATAAATACAAATGTGAcatttaaataatgaatgcGTGTGATCTAAAAATCAAGCCTCACGTTGACGTGCAAATAGATGTGTTTTATGTCTCTCTTTAGGCAACCAAATATGGAAATGCTGTCCTTTTCAAAGCCTGTGGAAGGTTTAAATTTTATATCAGTGACATCTTGAAATATGTAGGCAGTGACTGAAAAGCCTCTCAGTGACCTGCAATCTTAACACAAGTCTCCAAGTTTGACTCTTGCAGATCAGATTGAGAAGTTGAACCCCAAGATCAACCACCCCAGAATTTCCATAGGTAGTAGGTAGCAGGCTTTATTTACTGTAACTTATGCATATATTTACTGGGTGAACTAGCTACAATCTCATGGTCATGTTAAGTTCCTTTTAGTCATTCCCTTAACAAGATTAAATGCAGTTTAATGCGTTCAGTTATTTATTTCCATACTAGAAGTGATTTCATGGAAGAGAGGAATTTACAAATCCTTGTTTAAGATTCCTGAAGTACTTCAGAGTCCTCTCGGAAGTATGCCTCAATGTCAAAATTAACTTTAAGCATTCATAAATCCAGATTTTGGCACATTTACCACTGATCAGACACGTACAATTAACCAAAATTGAAGCAGAGCAAAGGAAGATGAAATTCTAAAGGAAGGGGTGAGGAAGTTAAGAATTGTTATacaatttgaaatgtttcaaaatcaTAGCTTTGCAAATCTGTATGTAATCAGTTATGAGTTTTGCAGAATGTGCTCTTCGAAGACAAATTTCTTACTGAAGTGGTCTTCTAACAGTCATCTTGGAAAAAGGGAACTTAAAAGAACAGTACCAGTTGTagttccccttccccctccccacccccagttaCACATCAAATGGTTAAAAGTTCAGTTTCCTATTACAGATGCACCACACAAAACTGACGGTGGGAGAGGAGCCAGTTCCCTTCCACCTGCGTGTGCCCAGAAACCACACGGAATTGCTAGTGCAGGCTCCTGCCAAAGCCACTTCTGACTGAAGGGGAGCTGTGAACTCAAAACAATTCAAATTTTTCTTGCAGGAGCCAGATGCCTGGTGACAGCTGTTGCAGCCAACACCACCAGACAGATGTTTGTCCCAGAGGACCACGTCAGCATAGGGTCTGAATCAAAACGAGTATGTGTTGTGCGTACAGCTTTTAGAGGGGActacttccttttccttttctccacgTGGTTGTAATGGGGGTTGTAGAGCATGGTAAAAAGAATCAGAAGTGGTATCAGCAAGTATGGCACATATATAGACAGCAGAATTAGGCGCTCACGTTGTGTCTGAGGTCCCAAGAGCTCGGACTTTGAGAAATCATGGAACAGGATATGTGCAAGGATAGCCAGCAACGTTGTAGCTACGTGAGTGGAGTAGATAACTGCAGGAGTCCTTATCCATTTGCAGCTGCCTGTTCacaagcaaaaaggaaactATTCTAAGTACTTTGAAACAAGCAGAATTCACTGGCTTTTAAATTAACAGAATGTTAACTGCTGTACCTCTGATAGGATAAGCTGCAAGTCGTATTAAATAGGTAGTAGAAAAAACTGTAAGTACTAGTCGCAACAGACCCAGGAAATTTATCTACCTTTGTGGAAATTTAGAATGTGTGATGGTGGCAGTTTTACAAGAACAAAATGTATAGGTAGGCTTGAGCCAGAACTTTCATCTCCCTTGGAAGCGTGCCAGGCGTCAAGTGCTGATGTTGGTTACACACAAACAACTGCAGTTGACGAGGGCCAACAGTCAGGGGTTTTCTCTGATGGGCCTTATTCTACGCTGCTTTCTCAGATAAAACTTGCCATGAGAATAGCATGGCCCTCCACAGGGTACGTCCCTATCGCTGCTTCAGACGGACCGATAAACTTTCTCTGCTGtacagaaagcaaatgtcacaCAAAAAGTTGCGCAGGACATATTCTTACACTTGTCTTATACCAACCTTTTAAGAAGGCGTATACTGCAACAGGGAAGAAGGGCATTTGTAAGAAGATTTCGCAATACATAAACGCCTTAAACCactcagggggctggagcatcatGGGGTCTCTAAAGGTGGTTGCGTACCACTGTAATAACTCTGtcagcttaaaaaaaggaacaaaacaacaGGTTAATACACTGAATATCAACTGCAACAGGGCAAaaaaacacagaatcacagaattgtttaggttggaaaagacctttgagcCCATCGAGCCCAGCCGTTGCCCCAGCACTGCCGAGCCCATCACCAACCCATGTCCCCAAGCGCCGCATCCGCGTGTTTTCCAAACGCCTCCCGCATGGtgaccccagcagctccccgggcagcccgtcccagtgcTCGACCACCCTGGCGGTGGAGACATTTTTCCAGACACCCAGGCTGAGCCTCCCCTGGCGCAGCCCGAAGCTGCTCCCTTTTGCCCTGTCGCTAGTTATctaggagaagagaccaacTCCCACCTTactacagcctcctctcaggcagctgtagagagcccTAAGGTCCCCCCAAGCCTCCccctctccagactaaacacccccagctcctcatcagacttgtgctgcagccccttcaccagccccgctgccctaAATTGTGACCCTCATGTGGTGGTGAACGAAGCCATCATTGCAGAGGGAAAATGAAGTGATGTCACCTTGCTACACAAGGCTTCACGCTGCCGTTTAGTTTCGATAGGGACTGCATTTCTGACGTCTTTCAAGTGATGAACATGTTCCATGAAGTGCATAGTAAATTTGCACTAGAGGCAATTTTAAGGTTACTACAGCTGGATCACAGCACTCCTGGCTGCAGGTGAACAGCCTGATGTAAGAACTTGGGCCTAGTGAGTTGCAATTAGTTTCCATGACAGACATGTAAATTCCAGCACGGCTTTAAGGTGGACTTTGAACGGAGAGATATAGATTGAGATTTGCTAGTTAACTATTAATTAAAGGTGGTTTCTATAATGGAGTAATTGTACAGGGAATTCtaatggcaaaaataaaattcactaATTGTAAAGCTCGTACAAAAGGTTATGGCTGCACCCCGATGATGAGAGTTTAATTGATTATCTTCTATccaatttattttaactgaCCTTATGATGTTTATtctataattttattctttttgtggTTTAACTATGGTGAAACCAGGACATACTCAAAACGCAGCAAACCACAGACTTTTACTAATAGATTTTGTCACTAGCATACCCGCTTCTACAGCGGTAACAATCCTCTTTTGCATCTTTGGCAGGAGTACGAGCAAAAATCACGACCACGGAGTGACTGAGGCCATGACAGCCACATCTGGGGGCACGTGGCAGCACGCTCGGCGCTGCCAGGATCTTCGGGCGTTAACGCAGTAcaggacaggcagggcagcaggtaCATTCTTACAGAAATGATATTTATTGTGCCACTTTACTTTCCCTGCAAAACGCACAACATACCACGCTGGGGAAATTACCACAGAAttgttgaggttggaaaagacccttaagagCACCCAGTGCTGCTAACCCTGCGCTAACCAAGTCTCTAAAGCACCGCGCCTGCTTTTAGGGCTTTTAaatccctgcagggctggggtctCGGCCACATCCCCACCATCCCTTCACCAGGGACT contains these protein-coding regions:
- the IFT20 gene encoding intraflagellar transport protein 20 homolog yields the protein MAQAALGAAGLHFDELNKLRVLDPEVAQQTAQLREECRAFLDKIVEFQKIVGSLIELVDQLAKAAESEKMKAIGARNLLKSIAKQREAQEQQLQALIAEKKMQLERYRIEYETLCKIEADQNEFIDQFIFQK
- the TMEM97 gene encoding sigma intracellular receptor 2, with amino-acid sequence MAAGPRWRERLFALYFLSHIPVTLLVDLPALLPAGLPPRGLTELLQWYATTFRDPMMLQPPEWFKAFMYCEIFLQMPFFPVAVYAFLKGSCKWIRTPAVIYSTHVATTLLAILAHILFHDFSKSELLGPQTQRERLILLSIYVPYLLIPLLILFTMLYNPHYNHVEKRKRK